A region from the Aricia agestis chromosome 12, ilAriAges1.1, whole genome shotgun sequence genome encodes:
- the LOC121732496 gene encoding galactokinase-like: protein MSSELSPVGEAELVKRARQRFAEVYGGAPAAGAAAPGRVNLIGEHVDYCEGFVLPVALPFLTVVVGGFNGSTECRVLSILADGDEVKTSFPADASCLIPGEPAWANYVKGVIVMFPEKVPGFDAVIISDVPMGSGVSSSASLEVAFFTFLEALTGKRFDPVKKAELCQKAEHEFPGMPCGIMDQYIVTMGRRDHGLLIDCRSLQATQIPIKMADAVILVVVSNVKHQLTGSEYPQRRQQCHTAAQLLNYPSLRSATKEDLTRLKSICDDVLVIKRATHVVEEIARTTLAAELLAKQDLDGMGSLLYQSHESLQHLMEVSCAEVDQLVDIFRRATGVYGARMTGGGFGGCVIGLVKQQCVDGVKRQIQAEYRGRPVFFVCHPSDGARVLRV from the exons ATGTCGTCCGAACTGTCTCCGGTTGGTGAGGCAGAGCTTGTCAAGCGGGCGCGGCAGAGGTTCGCCGAGGTGTACGGCGGAGCAcccgcggcgggggcggcggcgccgGGCCGCGTCAACCTCATAGGGGAACACGTGGACTACTGCGAGGGATTTGTGTTGCCCGTT GCACTCCCATTCCTTACTGTGGTGGTTGGAGGCTTCAACGGCAGCACCGAGTGCCGGGTGCTCTCCATCTTGGCTGATGGAGACGAGGTGAAGACCAGCTTCCCCGCAGACGCCAGCTGCCTGATACCTGGGGAGCCGGCCTGGGCCAATTATGTCAAGGGAGTCATCGTCATGTTTCCAG AGAAGGTGCCAGGTTTCGACGCGGTGATAATATCAGACGTGCCCATGGGCTCCGGAGTGTCAAGCAGCGCGTCGCTGGAGGTCGCCTTCTTCACGTTCCTTGAGGCACTCACTGGGAAACGTTTTGA TCCAGTGAAAAAGGCAGAGCTGTGTCAGAAGGCGGAACACGAGTTCCCGGGCATGCCGTGCGGCATCATGGACCAGTACATCGTCACCATGGGCCGGAGAGACCATGGTCTACTCATTGACTGCAG GTCGCTCCAAGCCACGCAAATCCCAATCAAGATGGCGGACGCGGTGATCCTCGTAGTGGTGTCGAACGTGAAGCACCAGCTTACTGGTTCGGAGTACCCACAGCGGCGACAGCAGTGTCATACAGCTGCTCAACTGCTGAACTACCCCTCCCTCCGTAGCGCGACCAAGGAGGACTTGACGC gttTGAAGTCAATATGTGATGACGTGTTGGTAATAAAGCGGGCTACACACGTGGTGGAAGAAATCGCGCGGACGACGCTTGCCGCAGAGTTACTCGCTAAGCAGGACTTAGATGGG ATGGGCTCCCTACTGTACCAGTCTCACGAGTCCCTGCAGCACCTGATGGAGGTGTCCTGCGCCGAGGTGGACCAGCTCGTGGACATATTCCGTCGGGCTACCGGTGTGTACGGCGCGCGCATGACGGGGGGAGGCTTCGGCGGTTGTGTTATTGGCCTG